In Cupriavidus taiwanensis, the following are encoded in one genomic region:
- a CDS encoding penicillin-binding protein 1A translates to MATAQQKPSHPARRSIWTRLMFWAVGLVVAGAVVIALLLGYALLVAAPNLPSLDTITDYRPKIPLRIYTADNVLIGEFGEERRNFVPIAEIPDVMKKAVLAIEDDRFYEHGGVDFVGVMRAGLANLRGGLSQGASTITMQVARNFFLSSEKTYTRKIYEMLLAYKIEANLSKDQILELYMNQIYLGQRAYGFDSAARVYFGKSVRDVTPAEAAMLAGLPKAPSAYNPVVNPRRAKVRQEYILQRMRDLRYITPEQYDQAVQAELKVRTEGNEFSTHAEYVAEIVRQLMYAQYREETYTRGLTVYTTLTKTDQDAAYEAVRTGIMNYERKHGYRGPEAFIDLPSDPAEREQAIDDALVEHPGSGDLRSAVVTSVASKQVKATLLSGEVATIEGPALRFIAPSLSANAQPKMKMRPGAVIRVTQDAKGNWSVTQLPEVAAAFVSINPQDGEIRSMVGGFDFNRNKFNHVTQAWRQPGSSFKPFIYSAALEKGFSPATVINDAPLTIGPDTGGQVWEPKNYDGRFEGPMTMRRALAKSKNLVSVRILRAIGTQYAQDYITRFGFEADKHPAYLPMALGSGAVTPLQMAGAYSVFANGGYRINPYLIQKVVDARGNVISETHPQRAGTDAVRVLDARTAFIADTMLRDVVRYGTANSAKQRLGRNDLAGKTGTTNDAVDAWFAGYTPNLVAIAWMGYDQPKSLGVRETGGGLALPIWVGYMSKALKGVPESPERPAPEGVLMVGGDWTFEENAGGAGVASVGLGDPWPGKPEESTTPPVDTEQEKKKILEMFGGA, encoded by the coding sequence ATGGCCACAGCACAACAGAAGCCGTCCCACCCTGCCCGCCGTTCGATCTGGACGCGGCTCATGTTCTGGGCGGTCGGACTGGTTGTCGCCGGTGCCGTCGTGATTGCGCTGCTGCTTGGCTACGCACTGCTGGTGGCCGCGCCCAACCTGCCGTCGCTGGACACCATCACCGACTACCGGCCCAAGATTCCGCTGCGGATCTACACCGCGGACAATGTGCTGATCGGCGAATTCGGCGAGGAGCGGCGCAACTTCGTGCCCATCGCCGAAATTCCGGACGTGATGAAAAAGGCGGTGCTGGCGATCGAGGACGACCGCTTCTACGAGCACGGCGGCGTCGACTTCGTCGGCGTGATGCGCGCCGGCCTGGCCAACCTGCGCGGCGGGCTGTCGCAGGGCGCCTCCACCATCACCATGCAGGTGGCGCGCAATTTCTTCCTGTCCAGCGAGAAAACCTACACCCGCAAGATCTACGAGATGCTGCTGGCGTACAAGATCGAGGCCAACCTGAGCAAGGACCAGATCCTCGAGCTGTACATGAACCAGATCTACCTGGGCCAGCGCGCCTACGGCTTCGACAGCGCCGCGCGCGTGTACTTCGGCAAGTCGGTGCGCGACGTGACGCCGGCCGAGGCCGCCATGCTGGCCGGCCTGCCGAAGGCGCCGTCGGCGTACAACCCGGTGGTCAACCCGCGCCGCGCCAAGGTGCGCCAGGAGTACATCCTGCAGCGCATGCGCGATCTGCGCTACATCACGCCCGAGCAGTACGACCAGGCCGTGCAGGCCGAGCTGAAGGTGCGCACCGAGGGCAACGAGTTCTCCACCCACGCCGAGTACGTCGCCGAGATCGTGCGCCAGCTGATGTACGCGCAGTATCGCGAGGAAACCTACACGCGCGGCCTGACGGTCTACACCACGCTGACCAAGACCGACCAGGACGCCGCCTATGAAGCCGTGCGCACCGGCATCATGAACTACGAGCGCAAGCACGGCTACCGCGGCCCCGAGGCCTTTATCGACCTGCCGTCGGATCCGGCCGAGCGCGAGCAGGCCATCGACGATGCACTGGTCGAGCACCCGGGCAGCGGCGACCTGCGTTCGGCGGTGGTCACCAGCGTGGCGTCCAAGCAGGTCAAGGCGACGCTGCTGTCCGGCGAGGTGGCGACCATCGAGGGCCCGGCGCTGCGCTTTATCGCGCCGTCGCTGTCGGCCAACGCGCAGCCCAAGATGAAGATGCGTCCCGGCGCGGTAATCCGCGTGACGCAGGACGCCAAGGGCAACTGGTCGGTAACGCAGCTGCCGGAAGTGGCCGCGGCGTTCGTGTCGATCAACCCGCAGGACGGCGAGATCCGCTCGATGGTGGGCGGCTTCGACTTCAACCGCAACAAGTTCAACCACGTGACCCAGGCCTGGCGCCAGCCCGGTTCCAGCTTCAAGCCGTTCATCTACTCGGCGGCGCTGGAAAAGGGCTTCTCGCCGGCCACCGTGATCAACGACGCGCCGCTGACGATCGGCCCCGACACCGGCGGCCAGGTGTGGGAACCGAAGAACTACGACGGCCGCTTCGAGGGCCCGATGACCATGCGCCGCGCGCTGGCCAAGTCGAAGAACCTGGTCTCGGTGCGGATCCTGCGCGCGATCGGCACGCAGTACGCGCAGGACTACATCACCCGCTTCGGCTTCGAGGCCGACAAGCACCCCGCCTACCTGCCGATGGCGCTGGGCTCGGGCGCGGTGACGCCGCTGCAGATGGCCGGCGCCTACTCGGTGTTCGCCAACGGCGGCTACCGCATCAATCCGTACCTGATCCAGAAGGTGGTCGATGCGCGCGGCAACGTGATCTCTGAAACCCATCCGCAGCGCGCCGGCACCGACGCGGTGCGCGTGCTCGACGCGCGCACCGCCTTTATCGCCGACACCATGCTGCGCGATGTGGTGCGCTACGGCACGGCCAACAGCGCCAAGCAGCGCCTGGGCCGCAACGACCTGGCCGGCAAGACCGGCACCACCAACGACGCGGTCGATGCCTGGTTCGCCGGCTACACCCCCAACCTGGTGGCGATCGCCTGGATGGGCTACGACCAGCCCAAGAGCCTGGGCGTGCGCGAAACCGGCGGCGGCCTGGCGCTGCCGATCTGGGTCGGCTACATGAGCAAGGCGCTCAAGGGCGTGCCCGAGTCTCCGGAGCGCCCCGCCCCCGAAGGCGTGCTGATGGTGGGCGGCGACTGGACCTTCGAAGAAAACGCCGGCGGCGCCGGCGTGGCGTCGGTGGGCCTGGGCGATCCGTGGCCGGGCAAGCCGGAGGAATCGACGACCCCGCCGGTCGATACCGAGCAGGAGAAGAAGAAGATCCTGGAGATGTTCGGCGGCGCCTGA
- a CDS encoding anti-sigma factor family protein has translation MMSGIHEADLHAYADGQLAGARRAAVEAYLAQHPDAAAQVAAWRRQADALHGALDPVLNEPVPLAALPPGLHGDQRRSRGRNGRRDGARPWPRWTMALAATCASVALLAVGGTLGWLAHGRLAPGALVLAPGERFAREALATHAVYAPEMRHPVEVAATEEAHLVAWLSKRLGTALQVPDLRAQGFHLIGGRLGVAEGGPSAILMYEADDGTRLSLQLRRMAQGTPDTGFRVERMTGEGARRRTPGRDPMMAFYWIDRDLGFALAGPLERARLLTLAQVVYQQYQGG, from the coding sequence ATGATGTCGGGCATCCACGAAGCCGATCTCCACGCCTACGCCGATGGCCAGCTGGCCGGCGCGCGCCGCGCCGCCGTCGAGGCCTACCTGGCGCAGCACCCGGACGCTGCGGCACAGGTGGCCGCCTGGCGCCGGCAGGCCGATGCATTGCACGGTGCGCTCGACCCCGTACTGAATGAACCGGTGCCCTTGGCGGCCTTGCCGCCGGGTTTGCACGGCGATCAGCGCCGCTCCCGCGGCCGCAACGGCCGGCGCGATGGCGCCCGTCCCTGGCCGCGCTGGACCATGGCCCTGGCCGCCACTTGCGCGTCGGTCGCGCTGCTGGCGGTCGGCGGTACGCTGGGCTGGCTGGCGCACGGGCGCCTCGCCCCCGGCGCGCTGGTGCTGGCCCCCGGCGAGCGCTTTGCGCGCGAGGCCCTTGCCACGCACGCGGTCTACGCGCCGGAGATGCGCCACCCGGTGGAAGTCGCGGCGACCGAAGAGGCCCATTTGGTTGCCTGGCTGTCGAAACGGCTGGGCACGGCGCTGCAGGTGCCCGACCTGCGCGCGCAAGGCTTCCACCTGATCGGCGGCCGGCTGGGCGTGGCCGAAGGCGGCCCGTCGGCCATCCTGATGTATGAAGCCGACGACGGCACGCGCCTGTCGCTGCAGTTGCGGCGCATGGCGCAGGGCACGCCCGATACCGGCTTCCGCGTCGAGCGCATGACGGGCGAAGGCGCGCGGCGGCGCACACCGGGGCGCGACCCGATGATGGCGTTCTACTGGATCGACCGCGACCTGGGCTTTGCGCTGGCGGGACCGCTGGAACGCGCCCGGCTGCTGACGCTGGCGCAGGTGGTGTACCAGCAATACCAGGGCGGATAG
- a CDS encoding RNA polymerase sigma factor, with protein MDGFDGQLVALAPRLRRHARGLTGDAALADDLVQDTLERALRYRWRFRLRPGAWWGDGADGLLPWLLTLMHRLRLNALRRKDLVVATDTLPEVSGPADDPGLRRDLSQALAQLPEPQRAVLLLVSLEQLTYAEAARVLDIPQGTVMSRLARAREQMRRLLDGAAPNRNAAAANPLQRVK; from the coding sequence ATGGACGGGTTTGACGGCCAGCTGGTCGCACTGGCGCCGCGGCTGCGGCGCCACGCGCGCGGCCTTACCGGCGACGCGGCGCTGGCCGACGACCTGGTGCAGGACACGCTCGAGCGCGCGCTGCGCTACCGCTGGCGCTTCCGCCTGCGCCCCGGCGCATGGTGGGGCGACGGCGCCGACGGCCTGCTGCCGTGGCTGCTGACCCTGATGCACCGCCTGCGCCTGAATGCCTTGCGCAGGAAGGACCTGGTGGTGGCCACCGACACCCTGCCCGAGGTCAGCGGCCCCGCGGACGACCCCGGCCTGCGCCGTGACCTGTCGCAGGCGCTGGCACAGCTGCCCGAGCCGCAGCGCGCGGTGCTGCTGCTAGTCAGCCTGGAACAACTGACCTATGCCGAGGCCGCGCGCGTGCTCGACATCCCGCAAGGGACGGTGATGTCGCGGCTGGCGCGCGCGCGCGAACAGATGCGCCGGCTGCTTGACGGCGCGGCGCCGAACCGGAACGCCGCGGCCGCCAATCCGCTGCAACGGGTGAAATGA
- a CDS encoding type 4a pilus biogenesis protein PilO, whose product MALNTEINLADLTSQFRGLNLNEPETWPAAPRVLFAILAAAVVLLLGWQFYWSGKFDELERQRQEQESLKQAYQSKVAQVANLDALREQKKQVEQRVALLERQLPNKTEMDALLADVNHAGVARGLQFELFKPQAAVIKPYFAEIPVNLRVTGRYHEVAQFNADVAALSRIVSMQNLQLANTKDGGLSMEAVAMAYRALDPEEQAAQRKAAAAAAAAKAGGPK is encoded by the coding sequence ATGGCGCTCAATACCGAAATCAACCTGGCTGACCTGACCAGCCAGTTCCGCGGGCTCAACCTGAACGAGCCGGAGACCTGGCCGGCCGCGCCGCGCGTGCTGTTCGCGATCCTGGCCGCGGCGGTGGTGCTGCTGCTGGGCTGGCAGTTCTACTGGAGCGGAAAGTTCGATGAGCTCGAGCGCCAGCGCCAGGAGCAGGAAAGCCTGAAGCAGGCGTACCAGTCCAAGGTGGCGCAGGTGGCCAACCTCGACGCGCTGCGCGAGCAGAAGAAGCAGGTCGAGCAACGCGTGGCGCTGCTGGAGCGGCAACTGCCCAACAAGACGGAAATGGACGCGCTGCTGGCCGACGTCAACCATGCCGGCGTGGCGCGCGGGCTGCAGTTCGAGCTGTTCAAGCCGCAGGCGGCGGTGATCAAGCCGTACTTTGCCGAGATCCCGGTGAACCTGCGCGTGACCGGTCGCTACCACGAGGTGGCACAGTTCAATGCCGACGTCGCGGCGCTGTCGCGGATCGTGTCGATGCAGAACCTGCAACTGGCCAATACCAAGGATGGCGGTTTGTCGATGGAAGCGGTGGCGATGGCCTACCGCGCGCTCGACCCGGAAGAGCAGGCGGCGCAACGCAAGGCCGCCGCGGCCGCTGCAGCCGCCAAGGCAGGAGGTCCGAAA
- the msrQ gene encoding protein-methionine-sulfoxide reductase heme-binding subunit MsrQ, which yields MQGERMVTSSSSAAAVAARKPAGLATLSPQRVRALKLALWLLALLPFIRLLYLGATEQFGANPLEFVTRSTGTWTLVMLCLTLAITPLRRLTGWNWLIRLRRMLGLFAFFYGLQHFLLWIGVDRGFDLAYMIKDVYKRPFITVGFTAFMLMVPLALTSTNGMVRRLGGKRWQALHRLVYAIAVLAILHYWWHKAGKNDFGEVSIYAAVVFVLLGMRVWWRLRKPAAGTRQPAA from the coding sequence ATGCAAGGCGAGCGCATGGTCACCTCTTCCTCCAGCGCCGCAGCCGTGGCGGCGCGCAAGCCGGCTGGCCTGGCCACGCTGTCGCCGCAGCGCGTGCGCGCGCTCAAGCTTGCGCTCTGGCTGCTGGCATTGCTGCCCTTCATACGGCTGCTATACCTCGGGGCCACGGAACAGTTCGGCGCCAACCCGCTCGAGTTCGTCACGCGCTCGACCGGCACCTGGACGCTGGTGATGCTGTGCCTGACGCTGGCCATCACGCCGCTGCGCCGCCTGACCGGCTGGAACTGGCTGATCCGGCTGCGGCGCATGCTGGGCCTGTTCGCGTTCTTCTACGGCTTGCAGCACTTCCTGCTGTGGATCGGCGTGGACCGCGGCTTCGACCTCGCCTACATGATCAAGGACGTGTATAAGCGGCCCTTCATCACGGTGGGCTTCACCGCCTTCATGCTGATGGTGCCGCTGGCGCTGACCTCGACCAACGGCATGGTGCGCCGCCTCGGCGGCAAGCGCTGGCAGGCGCTGCACCGGCTGGTCTATGCCATCGCCGTGCTCGCCATCCTGCACTACTGGTGGCACAAGGCGGGCAAGAACGACTTCGGCGAAGTATCGATCTACGCCGCGGTGGTGTTCGTGCTGCTGGGGATGCGGGTGTGGTGGCGGCTGCGCAAGCCGGCCGCGGGAACGCGGCAGCCCGCCGCATAA
- the msrP gene encoding protein-methionine-sulfoxide reductase catalytic subunit MsrP — MLIPSPKWLRGGDIAASEITPRDVFESRRRMLALTAAGAAGATLAPWFARQALAQGQHGARLPATPNNAYVITEKRTPYEDVTTYNNFYEFGTDKSDPARHAGTLRPRPWQVAVEGLVKKPKVYDLDELVKLAPMEERVYRMRCVEGWSMVIPWIGYPLAELIRRVEPQPGAKYVQFITLADKKQMPGISSGVLDWPYSEGLRMDEAMHPLALLTFGLYGEVLPNQNGAPVRLVVPWKYGFKSAKSIVRIRFVDKQPPTSWHLAAPQEYGFYSNVNPDVDHPRWSQATERRIGEERGSGFGALFAPKRKTLPFNGYAQQVAALYQGMDLKKFF, encoded by the coding sequence ATGCTGATTCCTTCCCCCAAGTGGCTGCGCGGCGGCGACATTGCCGCCAGCGAGATCACCCCTCGCGATGTCTTCGAATCGCGCCGCCGCATGCTGGCGCTCACTGCGGCCGGTGCCGCCGGCGCCACGCTGGCGCCATGGTTCGCTCGGCAGGCCCTGGCGCAAGGGCAGCATGGCGCCAGGCTGCCCGCGACACCCAACAACGCCTACGTCATCACCGAAAAGCGCACGCCCTACGAAGACGTCACCACCTACAACAACTTCTACGAGTTCGGCACCGACAAGTCCGACCCGGCGCGCCACGCCGGCACGCTGCGACCGCGTCCGTGGCAGGTGGCGGTCGAGGGGCTGGTGAAGAAGCCCAAGGTCTATGACCTGGACGAACTGGTGAAACTGGCGCCGATGGAAGAGCGCGTCTACCGGATGCGCTGCGTCGAGGGCTGGTCGATGGTGATCCCGTGGATCGGCTATCCGCTGGCCGAGCTGATCCGCCGCGTCGAGCCGCAGCCCGGGGCGAAGTACGTGCAGTTCATCACGCTGGCCGACAAGAAGCAGATGCCCGGCATCAGCAGCGGCGTGCTCGACTGGCCGTACAGCGAGGGCCTGCGCATGGATGAAGCCATGCATCCGCTGGCGCTGCTGACCTTCGGCCTCTACGGCGAGGTGCTGCCGAACCAGAACGGCGCGCCGGTGCGCCTGGTGGTGCCGTGGAAATACGGCTTCAAGAGCGCCAAGTCGATCGTCAGGATCCGCTTTGTCGACAAGCAGCCGCCGACCAGCTGGCACCTCGCCGCGCCGCAGGAATACGGTTTCTATTCGAACGTGAACCCCGACGTCGACCACCCGCGCTGGAGCCAGGCCACCGAGCGCCGCATCGGCGAAGAGCGCGGCAGCGGCTTTGGCGCGCTGTTCGCACCCAAGCGCAAGACGCTGCCGTTCAATGGCTATGCCCAGCAGGTGGCCGCGCTGTACCAGGGCATGGACCTGAAGAAGTTCTTCTGA
- a CDS encoding COG4315 family predicted lipoprotein, producing MASLRRNAAASLVRPGALALGCAAVLLAGCAGMGMGGGSAGNLPPTVKVANGVLTDPQGLTLYTFDRDTAGSGKSACNGPCATNWPPLMAAPGTSGSGQYTIITRDDGSKQWAYRGQPLYRFAKDAKPGDRTGDNVNNVWHVAKP from the coding sequence ATGGCAAGTCTGCGTCGTAACGCTGCTGCATCCCTGGTTCGTCCCGGCGCGCTCGCGCTCGGCTGCGCGGCCGTCCTGCTCGCCGGTTGTGCCGGCATGGGCATGGGCGGCGGCAGCGCCGGCAATCTGCCGCCCACGGTGAAAGTGGCCAATGGCGTGCTGACCGATCCGCAGGGCCTGACGCTGTACACCTTTGACCGCGACACCGCCGGCAGCGGCAAGAGCGCCTGCAACGGCCCCTGCGCCACCAACTGGCCGCCGCTGATGGCCGCCCCGGGCACCAGTGGCTCGGGCCAGTACACCATCATCACGCGCGATGACGGCAGCAAGCAGTGGGCCTACCGCGGCCAGCCGCTGTACCGCTTCGCCAAGGACGCCAAGCCGGGCGACCGCACCGGCGACAACGTCAACAACGTCTGGCACGTGGCCAAGCCCTGA
- the lysA gene encoding diaminopimelate decarboxylase, with the protein MTAFFHRQDGALAVEQVPLARIAAEFGTPTYVYSRAALSAAYQAYAAACKGRKAQVQYAMKANSNLAVLQVFARLGAGFDIVSGGELKRVLAAGGDPRKVVFSGVGKSAAEMELALAQDVRCFNVESIPELDRLNEVAGRVGKRARVSLRINPDVDAKTHPYISTGLKGNKFGIAFEDVLPTYRAAAALPHLAVTGIDCHIGSQITEVEPYLEALDKVLDVVEALEREGISLEHIDVGGGLGITYTDETPPDITGFATTLLERVAARGHGHREVLFEPGRSLVGNAGVLLTQVEFLKPGAARNFCIVDAAMNDLARPAMYEAYHRIEPVALRDAPAVTYDIVGPVCESGDWLGRDRALAVQPGDLLAVMSAGAYGFTMSSNYNTRPRAAEVMVDGSKVHLVRERELVEDLFRDERLLQD; encoded by the coding sequence ATGACCGCATTCTTCCACCGCCAGGACGGCGCGCTTGCCGTCGAGCAAGTGCCGCTGGCGCGCATCGCCGCCGAGTTCGGCACGCCCACCTATGTCTATTCGCGCGCAGCGCTGAGCGCCGCGTACCAGGCCTACGCCGCCGCCTGCAAGGGCCGCAAGGCGCAGGTCCAGTACGCGATGAAGGCGAATTCCAACCTCGCGGTGCTGCAGGTGTTCGCGCGGCTGGGCGCGGGTTTCGACATCGTCTCCGGCGGCGAGCTCAAGCGCGTGCTGGCCGCGGGCGGCGATCCGCGCAAGGTGGTGTTCTCGGGCGTGGGCAAGAGCGCGGCCGAAATGGAACTGGCGCTGGCGCAGGACGTGCGCTGCTTCAACGTCGAGTCGATTCCCGAACTCGACCGCCTGAACGAAGTGGCCGGCCGCGTCGGCAAGCGTGCGCGCGTGTCGCTGCGCATCAACCCCGATGTCGACGCGAAGACCCATCCGTATATCTCCACCGGCCTGAAGGGCAACAAGTTCGGCATCGCCTTCGAAGACGTGCTGCCGACCTACCGCGCCGCCGCCGCGCTGCCGCACCTGGCCGTGACGGGCATCGATTGCCATATCGGTTCGCAGATCACCGAGGTCGAGCCCTACCTGGAAGCGCTGGACAAGGTGCTGGACGTGGTCGAGGCGCTCGAGCGCGAAGGCATCAGCCTGGAACACATCGACGTGGGCGGCGGCCTGGGCATCACCTACACCGACGAGACCCCGCCGGACATCACCGGCTTCGCCACCACGCTGCTGGAGCGCGTTGCCGCGCGCGGCCATGGCCACCGCGAGGTGCTGTTCGAGCCGGGCCGCTCGCTGGTGGGCAACGCCGGCGTGCTGCTGACGCAGGTGGAGTTCCTCAAGCCGGGCGCGGCCAGGAACTTCTGCATCGTCGACGCCGCCATGAACGACCTGGCACGCCCGGCCATGTACGAGGCCTACCACCGCATCGAGCCGGTGGCGCTGCGCGACGCGCCGGCCGTGACCTACGACATCGTCGGCCCGGTCTGCGAATCGGGTGACTGGCTCGGCCGCGACCGCGCGCTGGCGGTGCAGCCCGGCGACCTGCTGGCGGTGATGTCGGCGGGCGCCTACGGCTTCACCATGAGCTCCAACTACAACACCCGCCCGCGCGCCGCCGAAGTCATGGTCGATGGCAGCAAGGTCCACCTGGTGCGCGAGCGCGAGCTGGTCGAAGACCTGTTCCGCGACGAGCGCCTGCTGCAGGACTGA
- a CDS encoding PilN domain-containing protein, with the protein MSTNTLPSVNLLPYHEARKAARRKKVYTMLGAAAAAGAAVVLLGGVYIDGRIDSVVALNQVLSAENARLDGQIREVNSLKKDIDALLQRQKAVESLQTERNRPVQLLEELVRQVPEGVYLTSLKQAGEAFTIAGVAQSNERISELLRNLGGVDWLDKAELVESKAVTMTNNLREQRRLFDFSMRFAYRAPEAPADGKKAAPGASAPSAAPAPAPAPAAGKA; encoded by the coding sequence ATGTCAACGAACACACTGCCTTCGGTCAACCTGCTGCCTTACCACGAAGCCCGCAAGGCGGCGCGGCGCAAGAAGGTCTACACGATGCTCGGCGCAGCGGCGGCTGCCGGCGCGGCCGTGGTGCTGCTGGGCGGCGTCTATATCGACGGGCGCATTGATTCGGTGGTGGCGCTCAACCAGGTGCTGAGCGCGGAAAACGCCAGGCTCGACGGACAGATCCGGGAAGTCAACAGCCTGAAGAAAGACATCGACGCGCTGCTGCAGCGGCAGAAGGCCGTCGAAAGCCTGCAGACCGAGCGCAACCGCCCGGTGCAGCTGCTCGAGGAACTGGTGCGGCAGGTGCCCGAGGGCGTCTACCTGACCAGCCTGAAGCAGGCCGGCGAGGCCTTCACCATCGCCGGCGTGGCGCAGTCCAACGAGCGCATTTCCGAACTGCTGCGCAACCTGGGCGGGGTCGACTGGCTCGACAAGGCCGAACTGGTCGAGTCCAAGGCGGTCACCATGACCAACAACCTGCGCGAGCAGCGCCGGCTGTTCGATTTCTCGATGCGCTTCGCGTACCGCGCGCCGGAGGCGCCGGCCGACGGCAAGAAGGCTGCGCCGGGCGCTTCGGCCCCATCCGCCGCACCTGCACCTGCACCCGCCCCCGCGGCCGGAAAGGCCTGA
- the cyaY gene encoding iron donor protein CyaY: MPPLSESEFLALATRELDRIEAAVEAAADAADADIEISRTGNVMELEFENGSKIIINSQAPMQELWVAARAGGFHFRRDGERWIDTRNGGELYAALSGYVSEQAGASVKLH; this comes from the coding sequence ATGCCCCCCTTGAGCGAAAGCGAGTTCCTGGCCCTGGCCACGCGGGAGCTGGACCGCATCGAAGCCGCGGTCGAGGCCGCCGCCGACGCGGCCGACGCCGACATTGAAATCAGCCGCACCGGCAACGTGATGGAGCTGGAATTCGAGAACGGCTCCAAGATCATCATCAACAGCCAGGCGCCGATGCAGGAACTGTGGGTGGCCGCGCGCGCGGGCGGCTTCCACTTCCGCCGCGACGGCGAGCGCTGGATCGATACGCGCAACGGCGGCGAACTGTACGCGGCGCTGTCGGGCTATGTCAGCGAACAGGCCGGCGCAAGCGTGAAGCTGCACTGA
- the pilM gene encoding type IV pilus assembly protein PilM: MSGLLRRTTVGVDIGSSSIKVVELSVGGSRQDYRLEKCASELLDRNAVADGNVINIEAVGIALRRALGKAGIRSKDVVLGVPSMLTESQTVSLPDNLSEDELYSQVESEAHRLYPPSQAVNFDFAVIGPSETEGGIGVRVTAANSDRVQERVTAAEMAGLKPQVMDVEEYAVQRSIVQMLGVPHEMSEADARALPVVAVVHLGGSRSKAIFYQGWKELYEQPLNSYGDQLTQSAARMFTLDALKAEIKKRKNTLPEAWRAQLLKPSLDALAMEVQSAIGNFIASSSLGRVDEILLSGGHASLFGVQAAIQHQTKITTTLANPFANMATNAKVNERYLQRDLPAYIVSAGLALRGLQ; this comes from the coding sequence TTGTCGGGGCTTCTGCGCCGGACTACGGTCGGCGTGGATATCGGGTCGTCCAGCATCAAGGTAGTCGAGCTGTCCGTGGGGGGCAGCCGGCAAGACTACCGGCTGGAAAAATGCGCCAGCGAACTGCTGGACCGCAACGCCGTTGCCGATGGCAACGTCATCAACATCGAGGCCGTCGGGATCGCGCTCAGGCGTGCGCTCGGCAAGGCCGGCATCCGCTCGAAGGACGTGGTGCTGGGCGTGCCCTCCATGCTGACTGAATCGCAGACGGTCAGCCTGCCGGACAACCTGTCCGAAGACGAACTCTATTCCCAGGTCGAATCCGAAGCGCACCGGCTTTATCCTCCTTCGCAGGCGGTCAACTTCGACTTCGCCGTGATCGGCCCCAGCGAGACCGAGGGCGGCATCGGCGTGCGCGTGACTGCGGCCAACAGCGACCGCGTGCAGGAACGCGTGACCGCGGCCGAAATGGCCGGCCTCAAGCCGCAGGTGATGGATGTCGAGGAATACGCGGTGCAGCGCTCGATCGTGCAGATGCTGGGCGTCCCGCACGAAATGTCCGAGGCCGACGCGCGCGCGCTGCCGGTGGTGGCCGTCGTTCATTTGGGCGGCAGCCGTTCCAAGGCCATCTTCTACCAGGGCTGGAAAGAACTCTATGAGCAGCCGCTGAACAGCTACGGCGACCAGCTCACGCAAAGCGCGGCGCGCATGTTCACGCTCGACGCGCTCAAGGCCGAGATCAAGAAGCGCAAGAACACGCTGCCCGAGGCCTGGCGCGCGCAGTTGCTCAAGCCGTCGCTCGATGCCCTCGCCATGGAAGTGCAGTCGGCGATCGGCAACTTCATCGCCAGCTCCAGCCTGGGCCGCGTCGACGAGATCCTGCTGTCCGGCGGGCATGCATCGCTGTTCGGCGTGCAGGCGGCGATCCAGCACCAGACCAAGATCACCACCACGCTGGCGAACCCGTTCGCCAACATGGCGACCAACGCCAAGGTCAACGAGCGCTACCTGCAGCGCGACCTGCCGGCGTATATCGTCAGTGCCGGCCTGGCCCTGCGCGGCCTGCAATAA